The genomic DNA AGCACGTCGTCGGCGTGTTCCATGTCCTCGAACTCGATCACGCCGTTGTGATCGTCGACGATCGCTTCGATCTCGTCGTCCGAGAGGTCGCGTGCGCTCTCGTTGTCGTAGCCAGGCAAGTGTGCGATATCCTCTCTGACTGTGCCCCGGTTGTCCTCGTAGCCCGATTGCAGTCCGACGCCCCAGTGGATATCCACTGCTTCGACTTCGACGAACGACTGGGCGGCGAGTGCCGCCGCACCGGTCAGGAAGCCTGGCGTCGCGCCCGCACCGCAGACGAACGTGATCCCCGACTCCTCGAAGGCGTCGGGACGCTCGTCGAGCAGCCCGATCACCCGCGATCGCTTCAGAACATCGACGAGCACGCCCTTGTAGTCCGCTGCGGCGAACTCTGCGGCGACTTCGGGGATGAAGTCGTGTTCGAGGTTCGGGAGCGCGATCAACACCGCATCGATCGCGTCGCTCTCCGCGATGGTGTCCGCGATCGGCGTCTCAGTGGGGCGGGCCTGCGCCGACGCGACGACGCCCGCCTGCTCGCCGTGCTGTTTGACCGTCGCCGTGCCGCCGTCCGTCTGCGGCTCGCGGCTCTCGCCGGTCGCCGCTCGCCCGTCCGCGGCTTCCCGCCGGTCGGCCGCGCTCGCCACGTTCCCTTCCGTCGCGGCGAGGAGTTCGTCCACGTCGAGGCCGTCGTGATCGACCGCGATACCGTGGCGATCGCAGGCCGCCACGGGCGTCAGCCCTTGCTTGGCCTGTGAGACTTCGAGTGCTCGCCGTCCGATACCGCCCGTACCGAGTACCGCGAATCTGATGTCGTCCATAGTCTGGATGGTGTCTCCGTCCGTCATCGATCAGTCGTCGCTCGCGTTGCTCGTGGCCGTCCCCGCTGCCGTCTCGACCGTTGAGGTCGGCGAGTCAGCGTCGTCCCGCCCGCGAGCCTTCACGTCGGCGGGATCGAACTCGTTCGTCTCCATGTTCGGCTCCAGACCGGCGCGCTCGATCGACTCAATGTCTGCGCCGGGTGACTGGCCCGCGGTCGTGAGGTAATCCCCAGTGAGGACGCCGTCTGCACCCGCCTCGAAGGGGAGGTGTTGCTCGTCGGGCCGGAGATTGACCTCGCGCCCGCCGGTCAGCCGGACCCGTGCCTCGGGGTGGAGCAGTCGGTAGATCGCGATCGTCTTGATCAACTCCGCCGTCGAGATATCGGCGTGGTCGGCGTCGCCGAGCGGCGTGCCTTCGACGGGATTGAGGACGTTCACGGGAAGCGAGGACACCCCGATCTTCTGCAACTCGATCGCGGCCTCGACTCGATCCGTGGGTGTCTCGCCCATCCCGAGGATCACGCCAGCGCACAGGTCCATTCCGGCCTCCTTGGCGACTCGGAGGGTGTGCAGCCGATCCTCGAAGTCGTGGGTGTTCACGATCTCGTCGAAGTAGCGCCGCGAGGTCTCGATGTTGTGATTGTAGTGATTCAGCCCCTCTTCGACGAGGATCGTGGCTTCTTCTTCGGTGAGAAGGCCGAGCGAGGCGTCGACCTCCACTCTGGTCTCGTCGCGCACGAGCCGAATGGCCTCGATGACCTCGGCCCACTCCTCGGGACGGCGCTCCTTCGAGACGCCCTTCTCGGCGACCACGATCCCGAAACGTTGTGCGCCGTCGCGCTCGGCGCGTTTGGCGGCCGCGAGGATCTCCTCTGGATCGAGGAAACCGTAGGTGTCGATCCCAGTGTCGAAGTGGACCGACTGTGCGCAGAACCCGCAGTCCTCGGCGCAGTCGCCCGCCTTCGCGTTCACGATCGAACACGCGTCGACCGTGCCGTCGCCGAACTCCGATCGGACGAAATCGGCGGCTGCCGCGAGTTCCTCGACCGGCTGGGCGAGCAGCGCCACGCCGTCCGTCCGGTCGAGGCGCTCGCCGTCGAGAACACGCCCCACCGCGTCGTCGATCGTTGCGTTTCCAGTCTCGTAAACCACAAATCAGAAAACAGTTGACGGGATCATAGTCCTTGCGGGCGATGGCTGCATCCGGCCGTCGACGTCGCCGAGAGAAAGCGACTTAGCCCGTCCCGTGGTACGCGACGACATGAGCGAAGCGCAGACCCAGCGCACCGCGGCGTCGGTGGTCGTGGTCGACTACGGTCTCGGCAATCTCCGGAGCGCGACCCGCGGTCTCGAACGCGCGGGGGCCGCCGTCGAGATCACCGACGACCCCGCCGCATTCGCGGGCGCGGACGGGATCGTGCTGCCGGGCGTGGGCGCGTTCCGTGAGGGCGTCGAGAACGCCGGCCCCTATCGCGAGGCGCTGCTCGACGCCGCCGACGCAGGGACGCCGGTGTTCGGCATCTGTCTCGGGATGCAGATGCTCC from Halococcus saccharolyticus DSM 5350 includes the following:
- the bioB gene encoding biotin synthase BioB; its protein translation is MVYETGNATIDDAVGRVLDGERLDRTDGVALLAQPVEELAAAADFVRSEFGDGTVDACSIVNAKAGDCAEDCGFCAQSVHFDTGIDTYGFLDPEEILAAAKRAERDGAQRFGIVVAEKGVSKERRPEEWAEVIEAIRLVRDETRVEVDASLGLLTEEEATILVEEGLNHYNHNIETSRRYFDEIVNTHDFEDRLHTLRVAKEAGMDLCAGVILGMGETPTDRVEAAIELQKIGVSSLPVNVLNPVEGTPLGDADHADISTAELIKTIAIYRLLHPEARVRLTGGREVNLRPDEQHLPFEAGADGVLTGDYLTTAGQSPGADIESIERAGLEPNMETNEFDPADVKARGRDDADSPTSTVETAAGTATSNASDD